The DNA window ttaaagctacCATGTATGGGTAGAGTTTTGAGAGCCGGGTGTATTGGTGCAGGCCTTCAGTCCTAGCActactgaggcagaggcaggcggatctctgagttctgcaGATGGAgttccagaccctgtctcaaaagcaaagcaaacaaacatgtacacacacatatacaccttggagaaaaaaatactcaaaactcatctctgtttgtttgttttggttttcaagacagagttcccCTGTATATCCGTGGTTGTCCTGGTatttgatctgtagaccaggctggccttgaacccagagatctacctgcctctgcctctctagtgctgggatttgtgtgtgccacaatgccaagctagaaatattatttttttaaaatatttatttattatgtatacaatattctgtctgtgtgtatgcctgcaggccagaagagggcaccagaccccattacagatggttgtgagccaccatgtggttgctgggaattgaactcaggacctttggaagagcaggcaatgctcttaacctctgagccatctctccggcccctagaaatatttttatctccCAGTATATTAAAGGTGACTTAGTAAGAGGAGAAATAATTTACTTAGATTTTGAAACCAGGAAGGTCAaatgggcaggggtgggggatgcATAGAGAGGGATTCTTGCAAGTAGAAGATTACCAGGATAGGAATGCATAAACGGTAGGTAACAAGCTGGCTTGGTGGATGTCACACCCAACCAGTCACTCCTGGAAGAAGTACATGGAATGCGTTCACAATCTTCTGCTCCTAGATTAAAGTAGCATCTTCTCCCTtttcagaaagggaaggaaattctCACAGACAACAACATCCCCCATGGTCAGTGTGTCATCTGCCTCTATGGTTTCCAGGTGGGTTTCTCAGCTGGCGCTGGAGTGAGCTTGGGCAGACAGGGAAGGGCTAGTGAGTGGGCATTGATATAGGACTCCGCATCTGTCTCCCTACAGGAAAAGGAGGCCTTTACCAAAACACCCTGTTATCACTACTTCCACTGCCACTGCCTTGCTCGGTACATCCAGCACATGGAACAAGAGCTGAAGACACAAGGACAGGAACAGGAGCGACAGCATGTTGTCACCAAACAGGTAGACATCACCACACCCGCTTTCTCGCTTGGTACCCTTATACTTCACATCCGTCTCCATCCCTCCGTTCTAGTGGCTTTTCGTCATTTAGTTACAGATACCTTTGAGACTAAATCTCACCCCTGTCCAGAAAGGCATCCTGAGTGCACTGACACATTGCATGCAGCTTTGCAGCATCTCCAGACCTCTCCTTAGGctgccctttcctccttcccacctcaTTGCTGAGCAGCTAACGCTTGTGCCCTTCAGTCCCAGCCCTCCTGAAACTGGGCTGGCTGacaagaagcaggatgtgatttCTCCTCTTGTTTTAGAAGGCAGTCGGTGTGCAGTGTCCTGTGTGCAGGGAGCCCCTTGTGTATGATCTTGCCTCGCTGAAAGCAGCCCCTGAACCCCAACAACCCATGGTAAGGGATTTCCTTCTGGtctaagccaggcatagtggcattcTAGAGAGAAATGGCATCTTGTCTGTGCTGAATTCTCTGGAGTTGGGTTTGACTTGCTTAAGAATACTCTACAAAGCCGCAGCCCCCACCAGGAGCCTAAAACTTCAGAAGCCCAACTCTGAGGAAGAAAGCCACGTTAGGAATGTGGCTCATTTGGTAgtatacttgcctagcatacacaaagccctagttttgatccccagaactacaTTTAAAAACCTGGTACAGTGGTACACTCATGTAATCCTGGcattcaggaagtggaggcaagaggataagcagttcaaggtcatgcttggtcatatggtgagtttgaggccagtctgggctaaatGAAACTCTCAGGAACCTTGTGCAGCTCTCCTAGGACAATCCTAGAAGAGTTACGGTTCAAGTCGTctgctttctcattttgtttttttctcctgccattctgcttcctttcctttaaGGAGCTTTACCAACCCAGTGCAGAGAGCTTGCGCCAACAGGAAGAGCTCAAGAGGCTGTATCAGAGGCAACAAGAGAAGGGTGGCATCATTGACCTAGAGGCCGAACGGAACCGGTACTTTATTAGCCTTCAGCAGgtgaggaaaggaaaaggctcCCCTCTTGACCTCAATGCCTCCAGTGTTCTTATGAACACCATGGCCCTAGGGTGTGCTTCATTCAGCCTGGGGAGGTTGCAGATTGGTAATGTTTGGCTGGTAGTAGAGAGGGGTCTCCCTTGATGcattgcctctcttcttcccagcctcctgctGCTGTGGAGCCTGAGTCTACAACAGATGTCTCCAGAGAACCCCAACCACCTACTGCCCTTTCTGCAGAACAATCTACTTCCCTAGCTGCCCAATCAGCTATGCCAACTCCTCTACCCATGGCTACTCAGTGTGTGTATGAGAAGATTCCAGGGGCTGGCCCAAACCAACAAAGGCTGGGTGAGACCAAGAAATCCATGCTAGATCCTCCACGATCTGGTCGTGGATCCTGGCGACGGTATGATCGGAGGCACCCGAAAGGAGGGGAGTGCTGTACCACAAAAGGTACCAGTGATATCCAAGAACTGCCACCTCCTGAGAAGCCTCTCAAACAGCCTGTGGACTTAAAACCAGAACCCCGTAACAAAGGGCTTACAGGTCTTCCTCAGGAGAAGGGGCCTGGTAGCTGGCAGGGCTCCACAGCTCGCAGGACTCGGGACTGTGCTCGCTGGGAACGCTCCAAAAGCCGTACGCCAGGTTCTTCTTACTCCCACCTACCTCGGGGCCAGGGAGCATACCGGTCTGGTACTCGCAGGGAGCCCCTGGGCTTGGAATCCGAGGAAGGTTCCTAGCAGTACTGTGGGGGGACAGGgaattgggggtgggagggaggcaaTAAAAAGATTTGGCCTTCTTTGCTTAACAGCACCTAGCTTATGTGgaatggcttatttatttatttgtttgtttgtttatgtatgtatacaatattctgtctgtgagtttgcctgcaggccagaagagggcaccagacctcattacagatggttgtgagccaccatgtggttgccgggaattgaactcaggacctttggaagagcaggcaatgctcttaaccactgagccatctctccagccctggctttttttttttaaacttatttttcttttatgtgcactggtgttttgcctgcatgtatgtctgtttgaggGTGTCGGATcacttagagctggagttactgacagttgcAAGCTGGGTATGGCTCTTCCTAAATTGCTACAAGATTTAGgtatgggggctagagagatagctcagaggataagagctaTCTCTACCTAGCTacctgaggtcctgagttaaattcccagtcaccacatggtggctcacaaccatctatgagatctggtgccctttcctggcatgcaggcaaacatgcagacagaatactatatacataataagacaaaaaaataaaagatttgggTATGGCAGGGGGCTCTCACCTTTGCTCTAAGTCTGTTCTCCAAAAATGCCAAAGTGAGAAGGGTCTTACTTCCCTGCCAGTGTGGTCATTTTTGAGGAGGTTGCAGTTGACATTTGGGCAGTACCACAGCGTATAACTCCCTGTCCATACCCACATTTACAGGGGTACACTGTTGACCTATTGGTTGTCTGGAGATAGGGttcccatgtagcccagactagcttcaaGGTTTATGCAGCTGAAGAatccctgatcttcctgcctctacctcatgagtgctagggttacatcATGGTCAGTCTATGAATGCTAAGCTAGCATTCTGCCACCTGAGCTACATCCTAAGCCCCTTGGTtgttttgaagggaaaaaaggtcttactgtgtagttcagGTTAGTTGTGAGCTTTTTGCAACCTTAACTACTTTAGctctggaattaaaagtatgtgccaaatggcacacctttaatactgacttttgggaggcagaggcaggtagatttctgacttcaaggccagcctggtctacagagtgagttccaggacagctaaggctacacagaaccctgcctcaaaaaacaaacaaaaaaaaagtgtgccaCAACATGGGGCAACAATGCCTCTTACTTGGGTGGCCTTTTGTGAATGCATATATTTTCCCCATTCATGTCAGTCTCCTCTTTCCCAATCTCTTGCGGCCATGGCCCcatcatttgtgtatgtgtatcttgTAGCACTGCTACTGCAACCCCTGTTTTATTCTCAAGTACAAATgcagcaagggagggagggaaagtcaCAGACCAGATTAGTGTGATTGGTGTTTATGGATTTTTTTGAGAGCAGATAGTGGCCTGGAATCACCTCAGAGATTCAACATTCTCAATAGCCCCCACAGGGTCATTTTTATACAGCATGAAGTAGCCTTGCACCTGGGCAGGACTAATCTGGGATGTAGCTTTAAGGACATGTTCTGCAAAGTCCTCAGCCAAGGAAGGCGCTTGCCCCGGGTAGAACCTCTGGAACATCTGGGTCAGCTGCCAGTGTGAGCAGTAGCCCACATACTCCTTCAGGTCGACTCGCCCAGGGCGGATCAGGGCAGGGTCCAGCctaagaggaaaagcagagtcaCAGCCAGCACTCCTGCTAGCACTCAAAAGAGACGGAATcctcaccccccacccacccaaggCATAGCAGTGGAgttctgccttcttcccccttaCCTGTCGATGTGGTTGGTGGTCATGAACACAATGCGAGCCTCAGTGGAGGCGACGCCATCCAAAGCGTTGAGCAGTCCGCTGAAGGTGAGGCGACCTAGGCCTTGGTACTTCACAGGGTCTGGGGACAACAGGAACGTGAATGGGCATGTCTTAGCTAAAATCGTGCTCCAGTCCCCTCTGCAGTTACCTACTTATCAGCACCTCTTGTTGCTGACTCAGGCCTCCAAAAATTCCTGCTTCCgctcttcctcatttccttctgACCCTCAGTATCTTAAGTAAGAACTACTTTCCTGGGTCAGGGAGAAGGCTTTATGATTAAAAGTGCTATCTGCGCAAGCCTGAAGATGCAAGTCTGGTCTCAGAATCCAGGGAAAGTGCTGGATGCAGGGGCACAGATCGAAGTCTTGCGGCATGTtgagagtggagacaggagtatgGCGGAGCCCAGAGAGGCACTTCTTCAACAAGGTGGGAACTGACTCCACGTGCATGTGCCACACACTAAATCAGCTAGACAAAAGAGTCCCCGTACCCAGCATCTTCTACTTACTCTCCACGGCCAAGTCTCGACTAAGAAAAGCAGCATCCACATCCTCCAGGAGCACCAAGCTCTGCTGGGGGGCAACACTCAGCAGATGGTTGAGCCGGTCATCTGAGAGGCTAGAGTCTGTGAGGCTGAGAAGGCAGATGCTGTGCTCCAGTTCTCCAGCCAGAGCGGTTCtgtggacagacacacagaaggagGGCCTAGGCAACCTGAAGGCTCTTTGGGACTCCCAGGAGGTCTGCCTCAGAGGCCCAAGTCTCCGGTACTACCCACCGATGTTGTGGATATCTCGTTTACCCTGGCTCAGAGTTCCCAGACCCatgcctctctccccaccctaTCAGGGCAGTTCTTCTGCAAAGACTGTGGTTCAGAGTTGAGAGAATTGGACTACTCACATAAAACTGCTCTTCCCACAACCAGGGGGCCCATAAAGAAGGTAGCCACGTCTGTAGGGAATGCCTAGGGACATAAACAAGACAAATAAAACCTAAAGCGAATCCTGTCCAGGTGTCCATATTCCACCTCAGCTCTGTTCCCTATTAGTCTGGAGGTCTTAGCATCAAAAGAAACAAggtttcttttcccatttccGGAGCTAGAATTTTCTGTCATCTCATCTGGCTACAGACTAGCCCAGATCCCAGCTGCTTCTTACCTCTGTCAATGTACCACTTGGGATTATCAATGAATTCCCGGATATCTTTGACAATTCGATCAGCAAGACCCTGCTGCAAGACTACAGAATCCAGTGGCCTGCGGCGGCGTGGATAACCAAAGGTGCGCCATTCAGAACCCACAGCTGTGTACATCActgtcttcccctcctcctgttgCAGGGCCAGTGCTCGAGCTGAAAGCAAGGAGATGAGACCGGAAGTCTCCTAATTACAGCTGAATCTGCAATTAAGGAGAGCTCTGTCCTGGTAACCTCCTCCCAAGTATTTGGATTCTTATTCCTCCTCTTCAAGCTGTTGATGCCCAATGGCCCCACTCCTGAAAGCCCCAGCAAAAGCCTGCGCCTGCCTGTACCATCTCATACCTTCTTCCAGGATGTTGAAGAAAATCTTCCTGTCCGTGCCCAGGGCTGTGAAGGTGACGGATTCCCAAGGAGTCCCCGTTTGCAGGTCCACCATCTGCATGTCTCGGTTTCGCTGTACCCGGATCCATTTCCCCTGATACCTGAATAAAACTGTCAAAGTGACCCAGTTTCCTCCATcaatctgtcctgtcttcagAGCCCTTCCTAGCTTCCAGTCTTACCAAATGAAGTGGTTTCCAGGGCTGGGGATAAATTCGAACTTGGTGGAGATTCGGCCACTTTCGTGCTGCAGGTATGAGGTTTCAACACTGAGGTGCTGGGTGCGGGTGCTGTGTCGGGTAAGCCAGCTAAGCAACCAGGCATAGCTTCTGTCTCTAGCAGGGACTTCCAGTGTGATCATGTAATGGCGCCGGAATGCCACTAGACCCAGCTGGGCTCCTTTCCGGGCCACAGCCAGAACTGTGCCCACACCTACCAGCCCAAATCCAGCCCCAAAGTAGGGATTGTCTTTTAGGGCCAGAATAAAGTCTGAGAATGGCatctt is part of the Arvicola amphibius chromosome 8, mArvAmp1.2, whole genome shotgun sequence genome and encodes:
- the Rnf25 gene encoding E3 ubiquitin-protein ligase RNF25 isoform X1; protein product: MAASASAAAGEEDWVLPSEVEVLESIYLDELQVMKGNGRSSPWEIFITLHPATAEVQDSQFVCFTLVLQVPVQYPHEVPQISIRNPRGLSDEQIHKISQALGHVAKEGLGTAMLYELIEKGKEILTDNNIPHGQCVICLYGFQEKEAFTKTPCYHYFHCHCLARYIQHMEQELKTQGQEQERQHVVTKQKAVGVQCPVCREPLVYDLASLKAAPEPQQPMELYQPSAESLRQQEELKRLYQRQQEKGGIIDLEAERNRYFISLQQPPAAVEPESTTDVSREPQPPTALSAEQSTSLAAQSAMPTPLPMATQCVYEKIPGAGPNQQRLGETKKSMLDPPRSGRGSWRRYDRRHPKGGECCTTKGTSDIQELPPPEKPLKQPVDLKPEPRNKGLTGLPQEKGPGSWQGSTARRTRDCARWERSKSRTPGSSYSHLPRGQGAYRSGTRREPLGLESEEGS
- the Rnf25 gene encoding E3 ubiquitin-protein ligase RNF25 isoform X2: MAASASAAAGEEDWVLPSEVEVLESIYLDELQVMKGNGRSSPWEIFITLHPATAEVQDSQFVCFTLVLQVPVQYPHEVPQISIRNPRGLSDEQIHKISQALGHVAKEGLGTAMLYELIEKGKEILTDNNIPHGQCVICLYGFQEKEAFTKTPCYHYFHCHCLARYIQHMEQELKTQGQEQERQHVVTKQAVGVQCPVCREPLVYDLASLKAAPEPQQPMELYQPSAESLRQQEELKRLYQRQQEKGGIIDLEAERNRYFISLQQPPAAVEPESTTDVSREPQPPTALSAEQSTSLAAQSAMPTPLPMATQCVYEKIPGAGPNQQRLGETKKSMLDPPRSGRGSWRRYDRRHPKGGECCTTKGTSDIQELPPPEKPLKQPVDLKPEPRNKGLTGLPQEKGPGSWQGSTARRTRDCARWERSKSRTPGSSYSHLPRGQGAYRSGTRREPLGLESEEGS
- the LOC119820775 gene encoding mitochondrial chaperone BCS1 codes for the protein MPFSDFILALKDNPYFGAGFGLVGVGTVLAVARKGAQLGLVAFRRHYMITLEVPARDRSYAWLLSWLTRHSTRTQHLSVETSYLQHESGRISTKFEFIPSPGNHFIWYQGKWIRVQRNRDMQMVDLQTGTPWESVTFTALGTDRKIFFNILEEARALALQQEEGKTVMYTAVGSEWRTFGYPRRRRPLDSVVLQQGLADRIVKDIREFIDNPKWYIDRGIPYRRGYLLYGPPGCGKSSFITALAGELEHSICLLSLTDSSLSDDRLNHLLSVAPQQSLVLLEDVDAAFLSRDLAVENPVKYQGLGRLTFSGLLNALDGVASTEARIVFMTTNHIDRLDPALIRPGRVDLKEYVGYCSHWQLTQMFQRFYPGQAPSLAEDFAEHVLKATSQISPAQVQGYFMLYKNDPVGAIENVESLR